The following DNA comes from bacterium.
CTCGCCACCGTGGGCTATGGCGACATCACCGCCGCCAACAATCCGCAAATGCTGTACGCCATGGGCGTGATGATCATCGGCGCGGGGGTTTACGGCTATATCATTGCCAACGTCGCCAGCATTCTCGCCAACCTCAATCCCGCGCGCGTGCGCTACCTCGAAAACATGGAGCGGCTGACCGCCTTCATGAGCTATCGCAACGTACCCACGCATCTGCAAAAGCGCATACGCGACTACTACGGCTATCTGTGGGACAAGCGGCTGGGCTACGATGAATCCACCGTAGTCTCAGCGCTGCCGTTGAACCTGCGCACCGAAGTCTCGCTCTTCCTCAATCGTGACATCATCGAGCGCGTGCCCTTGTTTCGCGGTGCCAGCGAAGACTTCATTCGAGAGATTGCCCTGCAACTGCGGCCGGTGGTGTTCATGCCCGGCGATTATGTCTTCCGCGCCGGCGAGCCGGGAATGGACATGTACTTCATCAGTCGCGGCCGGCTGGAAGTGATCGCCAAAGACGGCAAGAGCATTTTGGGAAGTTTGTCGGACGGCGATTTTTTCGGCGAGATTGCCTTGCTGCAGCGGCAACCGCGCTCCGCCAGCGTGCGGGCCGCCAGCTTTTGCGACCTCTACCGGCTGGACAAAGACACCTTCGACCGCGTGCTGGCCTCCTACCCCGCGATCGTCGAGAAAATCGCCTCGCAGGCCCGCGAGCGCACGGAAAAGAACGCGCCGGAACACTGAGAGCCGGCCAGCAGAATTCCCGGGACTCCAATCCAACCTACAAATACATGTGAGCCGAAAACTTGGGAGCCTGACATGAAAACACGAATGGCGTGCCGGTTGATACTCTGGAATATCCTGTTGGCAACGCTGCCTGCGGCAGCGCAGGATTTTTGGTCGTGGTGGGGCGACGGCAAAGCCGAGTTGTCGTCTTACCAAACGAAAACCCAACGCTACGGCGAGTTGCGTGAAGGCTATGCCGTTTTAGTTTACGTGACGGAGGAAATCTCACGCACCACGCGCATCAAAGTCGAGTCCGACGCCATCCCGCCGGCCGACCGCGCGCCGGTGCTGAAGCTCAATCACGTCGTCAAATTTCCCACCGGCATTTATGACTATTCGCTGTTGACCTCGACATTCAGCAGCATCGAATCCGAATTAGGCCGCCCGGCATTTGAGCCCCTTAAAATCTCTTTCTCCGCGCAGGAGTGGTGCGGCCATGTTTATCAAATGCTGCTTCCGCAGCGCGATCAAGTCGAGCTGACGCTGCACAGTTATTTTCAAAGTGAAGGCGATCAGAAGCGATCCATCAAATTACCGGCAAACGTCGCGTTCGAAGACAATTTTTTGATTTGGATTCGCGAGCTGAAACGCGAAATGCTGGCTGCGGGGCAACGCCGCAACCTGCAGATTCTGCCGAGCGCGTGGGCTTCGCGCTCAGGACATCAACACGTAGAGTTTCAAGCCGGCGCGATCATCAAAGAAGAGGGCGAAGCCGTGAAGCTGGGCAATGGCGCCGAGCCAACCTGGCGCTGGACCTGGCAGGTCGGCAATCGCACGGAAACATATTGGGTGGAGAAAGCCTATCCGCATCGCATTCTCAAATGGCAATCCAGTGACGGCGGCACCGGCGAGCTGATCAAAACCCTGCGCCTGCCCTACTGGCAATTGCACGGCAATGATGATCTGCCCTATCGCGCGCAGCTCGGGCTGCCGAAGTAGGTGGTAGGTGGTAGGTAATAGGTGGTTGGTGGATAAATGCTTGGCAAAATCCAAATTGGAGGGCAGGATGGAGAAGGCACTGGTGAATAGGTTTGAGGATTTGCAGTGTTATCAAAAATCACTCGAGCTCCATCTGGAAATCCATGAGCTAACGTTGAGTTTTCCAAAGTTCGAAATGTACGAACTTGGCTCTCAGCTTCGCCGTTCAAGTAATTCGATACCGGCAAATATCGCCGAAGGCTGGAACAACAAGCATCACAATATCTATCTCGAAGGCCTTAATCGCGCACTGGGAGAGTTGCGCGAGACGCAACATCATCTTCACGTCGCTCGCAGAAAGGGCTATATCACCCAGGAAAAGTTCGAAGCTCTACTTGCTCGCTACAACGAATGCGGCAGAATGTTGAAGGGACTCGAGAGAGCGCTTGAGAACAAGAAATGATGAAATCGGGGTGGCCGGACGTAGGTTGTGAGTTGCAGGTTGTAGGGAGCAGGGGATAGCTAAGCTCCTACAACCCATCACCTACAACCTATCACCCACAACCTATCACCCACAACCTATCACCCACAACCCACAACCGTATATGCCCGGCCAAACCGTAAAACTGCTGAAGGTCTTCCTCGCCTCGCCCGGCGATGTGAGGCTCGAGCGTGAAAAAGCGCGCGACGAGATTCTCAGTCTCCGTGCGCTGGCGCAGAAGCACGGTTTTGATCTCGAAGCCACGGGCTGGGAAACGCACGCCACGCCCGGCATGGGCCGCAGCCAGGCCCGCATCAATCAACTCGTGCGGGAATGCGATTTGTTTCTCGGCATTCTCTGGCGGCGCTTCGGGCTTCCCACCGGCGAAGCAGAATCCGGCACGCTGGAGGAATTCACTCTTGCCCGCGAACGCTATGCGCGCGAGCATGCCCCGGAAATCATGCTGTACTTTCGCGAAGTGCATCCCGACTTTCTCGCTGATCCCGGCCCGCAACTGCGCAAGGTTCTCGGATTCAAACAACAAGTGGAAGAGGGCCGGCTCGCGCTTTATGCCAACTACCGTGATCCCGAGCACTTCGCAACGCTTTTGCGCCAACACGTCACCGATTGGCTGTTGAAGCTCGCTCCCGCCACGAACAACGACCAACGACTCACGACCAACAACGCTTCTGCTCAGGACACCCCGCCCCTCTCCGCCTTCGCTGAACACCTCGAATACTGCCGCACCGAATTGCAGAAAACCGCGCGGCCTTTGCGGCTGCGCACGCTCACTTTGCCGCCGCTGTTTCTGGAAGAAGTCGAGGTTGAGCGGCCGCGCAACATGAAAGTAAGCATTGCGGTGAAAACCTTCCCGCGCTTGCTCATTCTCGGCGAGCCGGGCGCGGGCAAAACCACTTCGCTCAAGAAACTCACATCAGAATATGCGGTCTGGCGCGGCGAAGGCAAGGAGCCGGGACTCAATGAGCCGGAGGATTTCGATCTCCCCATCTTTGTCGATCTCTCGGCCTATCCCACCCTGGCGGCCAAGGACTCCCAACACGGCTTGTGGCGCTTGCTTACCGCGAGTGTACGAGGCGTGCATGATGTCGATGTCCGCAAGCGCCTCGCGACCGGCGGCTGCTTGTTGCTGTTCGACGGCCTGAATGAGGTCGGCGAGGCGTATGATGAAGTCGTGCACCACCTGCGCCATCTCGTGCACGAGATTCCGCACAATCGTTTTGTCGTGACTTGCCGGCCCGGCATTTATCGCGATGAGCTGCGCCATGAATTCGTGACGTTCCAACTCGAGCGGCTAAGCAGCTTCAATGCTTCGAAGGTTTTGGAGATCGAAATCGGCGCGGAGAAGGCGCAACCGGCGTGGAAAGGATTGGATGAATACACGCGCGACCTCTGCCGCAATCCGCTCATGCTCACGCTGTTGGCGGACGAGCTGCGCGCGAGTGATAATCCGCCGCAAAACCGCGCGGAGTTGTTCGACCGTTTTATCGACCGCTATTTGAGTGAATGGGCGCGGGTGAAAGGCGCAGGCTCAGTGCGAGTGGAAAAGGAGATTCTCTCGGCGCTGGCGTGGCGACTTGGGATCAGCCGGACCCTGCTTTCCGCGGATGAAGCCGCGGCCGTCATGTCTGCCCGGCTGGCGGAACTGCAGCGCAAGAACGAAGCGCCGCAGCATTTGAACGTCGCTGATCTCAATCGTGAATTCCTGCACCACGGCCTGCTGCGCGAAAGCGCGGGCCAAACCGGATTCTTTCACCAGGCCGTGCAGGAATATTTCTTCGCGCGCGAAGTGGCATTGCATCAATCAATCGAATACGTTTTGAAGCATGCCAGCGACCCTGAATGGGCGGAAGTTTTGGTGTTCGTCTGCGGGTTGGTGGAGGATGCGACGGAGGTGGTGAGGGAGGTGATGAAGGGAGATCCTTATTTGGCTGCGAAATGTATAGTATATGCAAAAGAAGTCGATAGATACGTTGTCGATGGTTTGGCAATAAGCCTTATCCAAAAACTAAAAGCAAAATTTGAAAAAGATGTTTGGGTTGGGGAATTATATCCAGAAATGCTATCCATTCTATCTTTAGAATTCAAAACGTATACTAAAAAACTCGTAGATCTTTTCCGGCGTGCATATTATGAGAACGCTCAAGCACTTTACGATTTTGCTTATATGCTCCTTGCACTAAATATTTCAGAAAAAGCAATACACTTCCTTGAGCCTTTGGTAAGTGAACAGCCTAATGATGTGGGTCTTAGAGGATGGCTTGCAGCAGCATTTCGACATGTAGGGAATTTTGAAGATTCTATCTCAAACCTGAAGAAGTGTTTAGATTTAAAGCCAGACAATGAATGGCTTTGGAGCAATTTGGGTAGAGTGTATAATGAGCTTAAGAACTATCAAGAAGCGGAAAAAAGTTTTTGCCGAGCTATAGAATTAAAGGATGACTCATTTAGAGCACACTGTCATTTCGGTTTAACTTTATTGGCAATGAAGAGGTATAAAGAAGCTTTAGAAGAATTTCAAAAATCTATTAACTTACGTTATGGATATGGCATGACACACAATGGTTTAGCGGAACTTTATCTCGAATACTTGAATCAACCAGAAAAAGCCATATCAGAATATGAAATTGCACTTCAACTTGAACGACGCCCATTCAAAATATCTCAATCGTTGTTCGGTCTTGCCCGCACTCATGAAGCCGCCGGCCGTACCGCCGAAGCCCGGCAGCGTTATCAAGAATACCTCGACCGCTTCCCCTGGGGCGAGCATGCGCAAGAGGCGCTGGCCGCGTTGGAGCGGCTGGGGGGAGAATAAGTCTTGTGCTACGGCATTTCCTATCGATCTTCTTTTGGAAGGAAGAGCGATATAGTGACGAGCTATCTCTCAAGAAAGCCCAGGGCGCGGAACAGCTTGAGGTTGATTTCTTCCATGCGCTGCTTGTTGATCTTGCCCAGCTTTCTGACGAGATCAGTCTTGAGAATCGTACGCATAATGCCCAAAAGGATTTTTGAATCACGTGCAAGGCCGGATTCCCGCGATTTGACGATGACATCCTGTTTGTACACGCGATCCAACTTTTTCGTGCTCAATGGCGCGACAATGACAAAGGGATAATGCGAATTGTCATTATCTTCGTCGTTTTGCAGGATGATTACGGGCCGGGCTTTCTCAACTGCCGGCTCATCTTCGTGCGGAAATTCGAAGAGCTTGGCCAAATAGATTTCCCCGCGTCGCATAGTGATCAAATCCTCGAAACGGTCGAGCGGTATTCAGACATGATCTCCTGCGCGTAGCCCGCGCCGGGTGTCTCACCAAAATCGAACCGTCTCGCCAGCTTTTGATATTTGCTTTGCGCTTCCTCAAATGCCAAAGAAGCTTCGTCTTCATGATCGAGAAAGGTGATTATAACCGGCGTGTTCGGTTTCTTGTCGACTTTGGCAAGTGGCTTGATCGTCTTGCCGGTGTACGTGCCTCTGATGGAAAGCATTGTTTCTCTCCTCATGAAAACCAATTGATGACGATTGGTGAAATTAAAGATGATTACCTGCGGCCCGACGCCGAAGACTGGCATCGTACTCGACTACACGGAAGAACGATAACAAGTGAACTTCAGAAAACCAAGCCATTTTTCCGGCACTTTCGTGAGCCGTGGGCCGCACTTCTGAAGCCCGGCAGCGTTATCAAGAATACCTCGACCGCTTCCCCTGGGGCGAGCATGCGCAAGAGGCGCTGGCCGCGTTGGAGCGGCTGGGCGAGATCTAGGCAGGCTTCACTTCAGCCTTCGACTTCTGCATATTTATCATACTGCTCTTCTGTCATCGTCTCTAAACGAGTAATCACGAAATCGCTGTTGCCATTGAACCGGGAGCGCAAGAATCGGAAAAGATCTCGTTCGCGCTCAGACCAGTGCCAATTTTCAAAACCTCTACGCGCAACCACAAGAATGTGAACGCCTACCGCAATGCCGCTGGGCTTGACTTCGACCAATGTGGCTTCAATTTCATGGTTACGCACCCATTCGGTCACTGCTTCACGCAGTTCCTCCAAAACGGCGGTTTTCATGTTTCACCTCAAAAATATCGAGCCAAAAACGTTATGATGCCGTGCGCCGGATCAAAGAGCGCCCGATCGAAAGCATCGGCATCCTGCTGCGTATGAATTGCGCCCTCATAACGCAGCGCCATCGACCATCGCTTGTGAATGAGCAGAAAGTTCTCATTCACCTCCTCTTCGGCGGGCAGGCGTGAATAAGGCCCGGAACAACAAAGCAACAACTCCAAATCGTGCACTTGAAAAATGTGCCGGAAGATTCGAAACTTCGGGTTGTTTGCTGATCACCAGTTCCAGTGCCAATTCGAGCAAAGTCCCGGCATACAGAACCGCCCCCGCCCACCGTCCGGCGGCGCGCAAAGCATGGTATTCCGCCTTGCGTTCTTCGAAGGCTGCGCGCAACGTCGCGAGATCTTGCTGAATGAGCTTGAGTGCCATCAGAGCTCCTCCCAATATTCCTGCCCCGGCGGCAACGCAGCATGGCCCTCGCGGCCGGTTGCCGTGAGGCAACAATAGCGAACACCGTCTCCAAAATCAAGGCGTTCTCGGAAGCGCGCCGCCCTTGAAACGAAAATGCCCTGAGCGTCACCCCGCTCAGGGCATTTTCGTTTTGGCGTACCGCGCCTTCACGGCTCCGAGCAACTGTGGAAGAAGCCGCATTGGGGGCAAATCAAACGGCAGCGGAAGTTTTGCAGGCGGGTGCCGCAATTGTCGCAGTACACCCAATAGCCGTACGCATCCTCCGCCGGCGGCGCCTTGGCTTCCACGTCCGGCTTCGGCAAGGGCAGAGAGGCGGGCCGTGAGAGCAGCAGGGTTTCCCGTTCGGAAATGTGAAACATGCACCCTCTTCCTCGTTAGAACAACGGTTTGCCCACCATTTCGAAAACCATGAACAGTATCGTGCCCAGCGTCAATGCGCCAAAGACCAGAGCAATCGCGCCGAATTTGACATTCTCCTTCATCACCAGGCCGTAGGCCATGGCCGGCGCGGTGTTGACGGTGAGGTCGCCGTTGATTCGCGCCTGGCAGGCCAGACGTTCCTTCGGCTGGTCACCGAGCTGCAGCTTCTCGAAAAGCGTCGGCCGGTTGAGACACTCGCCCGGTTGCACCGCAATCCGGTCCGTGCCGCATAATCCGAATCCGCGACAATTGATGAATCGGTTGACGCTGCCGTACACGCTGACGCCCGCTTTTTTCGCGGCTTGGCGCACGGTGGTGCCTTCCGGAACCTCCACTTTGCGATTCTCGGCTTCGAAGTGAACGGTGGGCATGGGCTTGTCCTCGTTCGTTGGATGCTGGATGCTGGATGCTTGATGCTGGATGCTTGATGCTTGATGCTTGATGCTTGATACTGGATGCTTGATACTGGATGCTTGATGCTTGATGCTGGATGCTGGATGCTTGATACTTGATGCTTGATACTTGATACTTGATACTGGATACTGGATACTGGATACTGGATACTGGATGCTGGATGCTGGATGCTGGATACTGATCACTGACTACTGGACACTGGCATCCTCTTGCTCAGTGGTTCAGCGATTTCAGACCTTCGTGTGCGCGGTTGACCAAGTCACTTGACTTGCTGGTGGCAATTACTTTGTTCCACCATTCCGCGGCTTTTTCGTGCTCGTGCATGGCGGCATAGATCACCGCCATGTTGAACATGGCAAAATCATAGTTGGGGCGATGCTGCAGCGCGGTCTGCAATTCCTCCAGCGCCCGGTCGTTCTGTTTGAGATTGAAATAGGCGCCGGCGAGATTCAGCCGGGTTTCGACATCCTCCGGCTTGACCGCCAGCATATCGCGATAGTAGCCCGCCGCTTCCTCATATTTGCCGGCCATGTCGAAGATCGCCGCCAGGTGCAGCAAGGCGTTGATGTCGGCCGGGTCTTCTTGGGCGCGTTTTTTCAGCGAATCGATCTGTGAAAAAATCGGCGCCATCGAGGCCATGTCAGACATTCCTTGTGCCGGCGGTTGACTTTGGCCGGCGGCCGGCGCCGGTGCAGCCGCATTGACCGGCGCGGGATTGGTGCGCGGATAGAACAGAAAGAACAAAATGCCCACCACCACCGGAATGCTGGCGAGCAGCCCCACTGTCACCCACGGCGAGCGTGCGCCGCGGCCAGGCGCGACGTGCCACTGACCGGAAGGTGCCGCGGCTTCGGCGGTGGCCACGGCTTGGCCGCACTGCGGGCAAAACTTGGCTCCCGGTTTGAGTGCGCCGCCGCAGGCTGCACAAGTGCCTTCACTGCGTTGCGCCAGCTTGGCGCCACACGCGGGACAGAAACGGCTCTGCGGCGAGACTTCAGCGCCACATTCGTTGCAATTCATGCGGGTTTCCTTCATCGGATTACTCTGGAAAAACCAGCGCGACCGCGAAGTTTTTTCCAGCTTGGTTCTTGGCTCGTTTGCAGCCGGGCAGACTGCGCTACGGTTCCTGGGTACGCAACATTTTCAAAATGCGATCGAGAAAAGTCGCTTTGGCAATATCATCCTGCTGGGAATGAATCAAAATCAGATTGCGCACCATGCGCGCGATAATGGTGCGCGGCGAGGCACGCTGCAGCATGCGATCTTCGAAGGTCATGCCCGAGCCGTGCAGCAGCTTCATGCACTCCGCGCGCGTGATCAGGCGGCCGCCGTAGAAGGGATCGAGGAGAAACGATTCCGCCGGCGTGTGGTATTGGCAGATGAAATGCACCGGCAGGTTGACGCCATACACCGGCACCTGCAGCCGCCGCGCCATCAGCAAATAGACCACGGACAGGCTCACCGGAATGCCGGTGCGGCGTTCGATGACGCGATTCAAATAGGAATTGTCGGGATCGTGGTATTCCTCCACGTTGCCGTGAAAGCCCTCCTCCTCGAACAGCACCTGATTGATCGCCTCCACGATGGCGCGGCCGGTTTTGGTCTGCGGCGGCTCCGCCAGACGGTCGCGAATGCGGTCGGCAAAGCCCTCCAGCTCCTTCTGAAACGGCGCGATGTCCAAGTCCGGATAGCCCACACGTGCCAGCAAAAAGGCGGCATGTTCGAGATCGATCTGCTCTTCCTCCAGCAGGCCCAGCACATAGAACGAGCTGATCAAATCCTCCTGGCGGATTTGTGCCAGCACGTGGCGCGCTTCGATGCGCGTGCGGCCGTCGCCGTCGTCATGTGCCGCCTGCCGCAGAAAGACCTCGGCCTCCTGGCCGATCTGCAGCAAGTGTTCACGCGCGATACTGCGAATATTGGCATCCTCGTCACCCAGCAACGTGATGAGCGCCTGAATTTCGTTGGGAGATTTCTTCACCGGTGCTTACGCCCTCGAAAGAGTTCAGAATTTGTCCGCCGGTCACCGTGGCGCGTCTCAGGTTCGCATCGCCGGCTTCTTGCCGCCCAGGCGATTCTCCGTGCCCTCGAGCAGGCGCTGGATGTTCTTGCGGTGGGTGAAGACGATGAGAAAGGCGATCGCGAGGCTGAATTGGAAATGCGCCTCGGGAATCTCCTGGCGCGTGAATTTCTGCGCCAGCAGCAACACCACCGGCAGGCTCACCGCCGCGAGCATCGAGCCCAGCGAAACATAGCGCGTGGCATAGACCACGGCGACGAAAATCACCAGGCACACCAGCGCGGCGAGAGGATACAGCGCGAGAATCATGCCGGCGGCCGTGCCCACACCCTTGCCGCCGCGGAAGCCCGCAAACACCGTCCAGATGTGGCCCAACACCGCGGCGACGCCGGTCACGATCGGCAGCACGGTTTCATCGATGTGCGGCGGGCCGAGCGGCTGCCAGCGTGAAATCCAATACGTCGCCGCAAAGCCCTTGAACACATCCACCAGCATCACCGCCAGACCGGCCTGCCAGCCGAGCACGCGAAACACGTTGGTGCCGCCGGCATTGCCACTGCCTTCATTGCGAATGTCAAAATCTTTGCCGCGCACCAGCTTGCCGACCAGAATCGCAGTGGGAAACGAGCCGGCCAGATACGCGGCGAGCAACACGAGCAGGAATGATAGCATCGCATAACCTCACCCGAGCGCCGTTACCGCCGGCGCCCAAAAAAGTATTCACGAATCGCCAAAATTTTCTCACAACCGCAAGCGCTGCGTTGCGGGCGTCGGTCCGGTCTTGCGCGCCGCCGCGCACAAACCGGGCACGAAACCCGCCGTTCATTCTCCCAAAAACGCAACGGCGACTGCGCCGGGCCCGGCATGCACACCCAGCGCCGGTGACACGCTGGTGACGGGAACCTCGGCCAGTTCCAACCGCCGGCGCAGTTGCTCGGCCAGAAAGGCCGCGGCTTCCGGCGCGTTGGCATGCGCGACCATCATGCGCAGTTTGCGCTTGCCGGCTGCTGCTTGCGTGGCGATCTCAATCAATTTGCGGTGCGACTGGTCGCGGCTGAAGGCCTTGGCCACCACCTGCGGCCGGCCTTCGGCGTTGAGGGTGATGATCGGCCGGATCTTCAACAAACCGGCAAGCCCGCCGCGCAAGCGCGACACGCGGCCGCCGCGCACGAGATAGTCCATGGTCTCGACCGTGAAGAGCAGCTTGACGTTTTGCACTGCCCACTGCACGTGTTTCTCGAGCTCATCCAGCTTCATGCCGTTTTCCGCGGCTTCCGCGGCTGCCTGCACGATCAGGCCCTGGGCAATGCACACGTTCTTGGAATCGATCACGCGAATGTTGATGTCGTTGTGCACCGCCTGCGCCGCGCGCTGCGCCGCCTGCAGGGTGCCGCTCAGCGCGCCCGTGAGAATGATGGCAAGGGCCTCACGATGATTTTGCGCGACATGCAGGTAGACTTGCTTGAAATCGCCGGGCGCGGGCTGTGAGGTGGTGGGATGCACCGGGGAAGTGGCGAGCAGCTCGTAGAAATCGCGGTCGGTAATGGTCACCTTGTCAACGTAACTCTTGTTGCCGAACGCGAGCGCCACCGGCACCATGTGGATGTTGTAGCGAATGAAATCATCGGCCGGCAGGTCGCAGGCGGAATCGGTGATCACCGCCACCGTCTGCGCCGCCGGATCATGATGGGCGCGGGCGTGCTGGCTCCGCATGTCGTCTTGCTTGAAATTGACCAGCTCGCCGTATTCCCGTGCCAGGGCGAACACTTGCTCCGGCTCATTGCTGTGAATGTGAATGCGCACGCGCTCGCTCGAGCCTGCCACGATCATGGAATCGCCCAACGCCCGCAGCCGCTCGCGCAAAGCCCGGCGGTCGATGTCTTTGCCGACGATGAAGGCCTGGGTGCAAAACTGAAAGGTGATCTGTTCTGGCTCCTCCGCGACCTGAGCCTTGGCATTGCCAAAGGTCAAGATGCCCCGCGCGATGCGCTCGATTTTGCCGGATTGCATGAAATGCAGAATGCCTTCGAGCAGATGCACGAAGCCCTGGGCGCCGGCATCCACCACGCCGGCCTTGGCCAGCACTTTGAGTTTTTCCGGCGTGCGATTCAGAGAGTCGGTTGCGGCTTGCAGGGAGGCGCGGATCAGGGTGGGAAAATCAGTGACCCGCTGCCAGGTGTCGTGAATGTATTGCGCCCAATCGTGGATTACGGTGAGAATGGTGCCTTCACGCGGCTCGGCGATGGCTTCCCGTGAAAGCCGGGAGGCGGTCAACACGGCGTCGGCAAACATGGCCAGGTCGGCCCGCGTCTTGCCTTCGAAACCTTCGGAAAGCCCCTGGAAGAACTGCGCGAGAATGGCGCCGGAGTTGCCGCGCGCGCCCATCAGCGCCGAATCCGCCAGCGCCAGGCTCACGGCATGCACCGATTGTTCCTTGCAATTGAGCGCACCCTCCGCCACGCTGCGCATGGTCAATGCCATGTTGGTGCCGGTGTCGCCGTCCGGCACGGGGAAGACGTTGATGTTGTTGAGTTGCTCCTGCATTTGAATCAAGCGTTGCGCTCCGGCAATCACAGAGTCTTTCAGTCGCGGTCCGTCAATGTAAGTAATGGGCATCGCACACGCCTTGCAAAGGTGAATCTCGGTGCTGTCATCACAACCATCATGGTAGCGGGCAGGGTCGCACTATTGTCCGAAAAGAACGGCGCAAATGTAGGCTCACAAGCCTGAAAAGTCAAGCGAAAACCAGGAGGCGAGGGCTTGCCCATTTGAAAATGGAAGGGACATTGGTTTACTCCGCTTCCCGCCGGGCGATTTCCAGCAGATCGTCCACGCGGAGCTCTTTTGCCCATCGCCGCAAGTAGTTGAAATCGAGGTCTTCCGCGCGAATTTTCAGTAAGCCGAGAATGTCGCGCCATTGACGGTCGGAGACTTCGCCGCCCATGCGGTACCCCTCCAGATTGGAGAGAATAGTATCCTCGCCACTGGCAAACTTTGCGCTGATCTCCCTGTCAAAGGTAAATGTCTGCCTTTGAGCGCGGGATGAAGATATCCACCTTGAACATGCTTTCGAGATCGATGATGTTGACATTGGAGCAATGCTGAATGGATTCGGCGATCATCTCCTCGTCAATGTAGAATTCGTCCTGGAGCACCGAAACGAACGGCCGCAGATGTTCGAGGCGCATTGCCGCGACGATATCCGAATCTTGCGTGGTGCGTACCATCCCATGAAGCGTACTGGCGAGCGAGCCGCCGATCAGGTGCGGGACACCAAGTTTCTCGAAAACAGCCGTGACTTTGAATGTGACTTCGATGGGTTCATTTTGCATGGCTGGTTTCTCCGTACACCTTGCGTGCCAGTTCCTCTCCCAGCAGCAAATCCGCCAGTTTGCGGCGCAGTTCGGCTGCGCTCGCCTGCGGATGTTGCGCGCGCAAACCCGCCAGCGCCAGCATGCGGTCGGACGAATTCAACTGCGCCAGCATGTTCAGCTTGCGCGTGGGACTCGCCTGCCGCCACAACTGGATTTGCAGGGCCTCCATTTTGGGATGGGTGTCGGAATACAATCTGGCCATGACTTCTCCCCAAAGAGCTTTCTATTCGACGCCTCTGCGTCATCGCTCGCGCCGAACAGGAAATCGCTTGTTTCCAAATTATCGTGAATCGGGCAAGGCGGCGAGCGCGGTCTTCTTGAGCTGCGCGCAGGCAGCGGCGGCATCGGCTGCGCCAAAAATGGAGGAGCCGGCCACCAGCACGTCGGCGCCGGCGCGCACGGTCGCGGCAACAGTATCCAAGTCAATGCCGCCATCGGCTTCGAGCAAAATCTCGCGGCCGGTCGATCGCATCATCTCGTGTGCCCGCCGCAGCTTGGGCAGAGTGCTGTGGATGAAGGATTGTCCACCGAAGCCGGGGTTGACGGTCATGACGAGCAGGAGATCGATGTCGCCGAGAATCTCCTCGACGAGCGTGAGCGGCGTCGCGGGATTGAGCGCCACGCCCGCGGCTGCGCCGGTTGCACGAATCTGTTGCACCACCCGATGCAGGTGAGTGCAGGCTTCGACGTGCACGGTAAGGCGGTCGGCGCCGGCGTCGCGAAAAGCCTGCAAGTACTTCTCCGGATGCTCGATCATGAGATGTACGTCGAGCGGCAGCGGGGTGCACCGCCGCGCCGCGGCCACCGCCAGTGGGCCAAAGGTAAGATTGGGCACG
Coding sequences within:
- a CDS encoding cyclic nucleotide-binding domain-containing protein; translation: MKRGATHARSLSLRPEMLQRGWEAAITAAATFAGIILPLQLVLDLPNSALFLYGNLAVTVIFFVDAYLQWRQTPAAALAAPERTWLPLSHWGWLSLDAVAALPLNMLLAGTPYPLLRLLKLARVAQYMRRWRQRQLHHTNVLRLVFFAFWLALAAHWIACGWLALRGLSAEFDLPTNYVRALYWCVTTLATVGYGDITAANNPQMLYAMGVMIIGAGVYGYIIANVASILANLNPARVRYLENMERLTAFMSYRNVPTHLQKRIRDYYGYLWDKRLGYDESTVVSALPLNLRTEVSLFLNRDIIERVPLFRGASEDFIREIALQLRPVVFMPGDYVFRAGEPGMDMYFISRGRLEVIAKDGKSILGSLSDGDFFGEIALLQRQPRSASVRAASFCDLYRLDKDTFDRVLASYPAIVEKIASQARERTEKNAPEH
- a CDS encoding four helix bundle protein encodes the protein MEKALVNRFEDLQCYQKSLELHLEIHELTLSFPKFEMYELGSQLRRSSNSIPANIAEGWNNKHHNIYLEGLNRALGELRETQHHLHVARRKGYITQEKFEALLARYNECGRMLKGLERALENKK
- a CDS encoding tetratricopeptide repeat protein; protein product: MPGQTVKLLKVFLASPGDVRLEREKARDEILSLRALAQKHGFDLEATGWETHATPGMGRSQARINQLVRECDLFLGILWRRFGLPTGEAESGTLEEFTLARERYAREHAPEIMLYFREVHPDFLADPGPQLRKVLGFKQQVEEGRLALYANYRDPEHFATLLRQHVTDWLLKLAPATNNDQRLTTNNASAQDTPPLSAFAEHLEYCRTELQKTARPLRLRTLTLPPLFLEEVEVERPRNMKVSIAVKTFPRLLILGEPGAGKTTSLKKLTSEYAVWRGEGKEPGLNEPEDFDLPIFVDLSAYPTLAAKDSQHGLWRLLTASVRGVHDVDVRKRLATGGCLLLFDGLNEVGEAYDEVVHHLRHLVHEIPHNRFVVTCRPGIYRDELRHEFVTFQLERLSSFNASKVLEIEIGAEKAQPAWKGLDEYTRDLCRNPLMLTLLADELRASDNPPQNRAELFDRFIDRYLSEWARVKGAGSVRVEKEILSALAWRLGISRTLLSADEAAAVMSARLAELQRKNEAPQHLNVADLNREFLHHGLLRESAGQTGFFHQAVQEYFFAREVALHQSIEYVLKHASDPEWAEVLVFVCGLVEDATEVVREVMKGDPYLAAKCIVYAKEVDRYVVDGLAISLIQKLKAKFEKDVWVGELYPEMLSILSLEFKTYTKKLVDLFRRAYYENAQALYDFAYMLLALNISEKAIHFLEPLVSEQPNDVGLRGWLAAAFRHVGNFEDSISNLKKCLDLKPDNEWLWSNLGRVYNELKNYQEAEKSFCRAIELKDDSFRAHCHFGLTLLAMKRYKEALEEFQKSINLRYGYGMTHNGLAELYLEYLNQPEKAISEYEIALQLERRPFKISQSLFGLARTHEAAGRTAEARQRYQEYLDRFPWGEHAQEALAALERLGGE
- a CDS encoding type II toxin-antitoxin system PemK/MazF family toxin; the encoded protein is MRRGEIYLAKLFEFPHEDEPAVEKARPVIILQNDEDNDNSHYPFVIVAPLSTKKLDRVYKQDVIVKSRESGLARDSKILLGIMRTILKTDLVRKLGKINKQRMEEINLKLFRALGFLER
- a CDS encoding (2Fe-2S)-binding protein — encoded protein: MPTVHFEAENRKVEVPEGTTVRQAAKKAGVSVYGSVNRFINCRGFGLCGTDRIAVQPGECLNRPTLFEKLQLGDQPKERLACQARINGDLTVNTAPAMAYGLVMKENVKFGAIALVFGALTLGTILFMVFEMVGKPLF
- a CDS encoding tetratricopeptide repeat protein, giving the protein MNCNECGAEVSPQSRFCPACGAKLAQRSEGTCAACGGALKPGAKFCPQCGQAVATAEAAAPSGQWHVAPGRGARSPWVTVGLLASIPVVVGILFFLFYPRTNPAPVNAAAPAPAAGQSQPPAQGMSDMASMAPIFSQIDSLKKRAQEDPADINALLHLAAIFDMAGKYEEAAGYYRDMLAVKPEDVETRLNLAGAYFNLKQNDRALEELQTALQHRPNYDFAMFNMAVIYAAMHEHEKAAEWWNKVIATSKSSDLVNRAHEGLKSLNH